Proteins from a genomic interval of Coleofasciculus sp. FACHB-T130:
- a CDS encoding PAS domain S-box protein — protein MAPSGTQYLHLLWSDLPVRRRGALIIAIPIMCLLTSVVVFAGLQRSTATAQNYVDKTQKVLLQANRLLTAIVDAETGVRGYALTYRPEYLEPYNAAIASIPQFLKELDNSVKDKPQQLQRVQQLQTLVRQKVSIMNQNVARIKVVKQGNAGSFRLEPQAKTTMDAIRRQIALFSAEEARLLDQRSRDLKHQQRITIGVLSATATLGLLGSLAAVYLFDQLDRELAGQQTGLRESNIRIRAILDNVVDGIITINDQGHIESFNQAATLMFGYEPAEAIGKNLKLLVAQPFSGDSIQALNHFVGNNPVKMRQLQETVGRRKNGTTFPMELAFSEIHSYNQRLLIGIMRDITDRQQAEEMLRKQATLLDLANDAILVRDRDDRITYWNLGAERLYGWTKKEALGQYAHELLRTEFPPNIEEIDEMFLHDGYWKGELLDTKRDGTQIRVSSRWTLQTDDEGEPLATLEINSDITERKQAEEDLRSRAGELARLSAILAQTNIALEKRNQELDQFAYIVSHDLKAPLRAIANLSTWIEEDISDHLTEETRHNLDLMRSRVHRMEALINGVLQYSRVGRIKASVEWVDVEKLLAEVIDTLAPPPAFTIVVSPGMPTLRTERLPLQQVFANLISNAIKHNSQAEGQVTISVQDQSNFYEFAVADNGPGIASEYHEKVFAIFETLQARDIVENTGIGLTLVKKIVETQGGTIWVESQAGKGATFRFTWSKSVLST, from the coding sequence ATGGCTCCTTCTGGAACTCAATACCTACACCTTCTTTGGTCCGATCTTCCCGTGCGTCGGCGGGGTGCCTTGATCATCGCCATCCCGATCATGTGTCTTTTAACGTCGGTGGTGGTATTTGCTGGGCTGCAACGCAGTACTGCAACGGCGCAAAATTATGTTGACAAAACGCAGAAGGTGCTATTACAAGCCAATCGCTTGCTCACAGCGATAGTGGATGCCGAGACAGGGGTTCGGGGTTATGCCTTAACTTATCGCCCGGAATATCTGGAACCTTATAACGCAGCGATCGCAAGCATTCCTCAATTCCTCAAAGAACTGGATAATTCCGTCAAAGATAAGCCGCAACAGCTGCAACGAGTCCAGCAGCTTCAAACGCTGGTACGGCAAAAAGTCAGCATAATGAACCAGAATGTGGCTCGGATAAAAGTCGTCAAGCAGGGAAATGCTGGCAGTTTCCGATTGGAGCCTCAAGCCAAAACCACGATGGATGCCATTCGTCGGCAAATTGCCCTGTTCTCCGCCGAGGAAGCTCGTTTGCTTGACCAGCGCAGCCGAGACTTAAAGCATCAGCAGCGAATTACCATTGGCGTACTCAGCGCCACAGCAACACTCGGTCTTCTGGGATCGCTAGCAGCGGTGTATCTGTTCGATCAGCTCGACCGGGAACTGGCAGGACAACAAACGGGTTTGCGCGAAAGTAACATTCGCATCCGTGCCATTTTAGACAATGTGGTAGATGGGATTATCACTATCAACGATCAAGGTCATATTGAGTCTTTTAATCAAGCTGCTACCTTGATGTTTGGGTACGAACCCGCCGAAGCGATTGGCAAAAACCTGAAACTCTTGGTGGCGCAGCCCTTCAGCGGTGATAGCATCCAGGCGCTCAACCACTTTGTGGGCAACAACCCAGTCAAAATGCGGCAACTGCAAGAAACGGTAGGACGCCGCAAGAATGGCACCACGTTTCCAATGGAGTTAGCGTTTAGCGAGATACATTCTTACAATCAGCGCTTGCTGATTGGGATTATGCGGGACATTACGGATCGCCAGCAAGCTGAGGAAATGCTGCGAAAACAAGCGACATTGCTGGATCTGGCAAATGACGCGATTTTAGTGCGCGATCGCGACGATCGGATTACTTATTGGAATCTGGGGGCAGAACGGCTGTACGGTTGGACAAAGAAAGAAGCCCTCGGTCAATACGCCCACGAACTCTTGAGAACCGAATTTCCCCCTAATATCGAAGAAATCGACGAAATGTTTCTTCACGACGGTTACTGGAAAGGTGAACTGCTCGACACCAAGCGCGATGGTACGCAGATTCGGGTTTCTAGCCGATGGACATTGCAGACAGACGATGAGGGCGAACCCTTAGCGACCCTGGAAATCAACAGCGACATCACCGAACGCAAACAAGCAGAAGAAGATTTGCGATCGCGTGCAGGGGAATTAGCCCGCTTAAGCGCCATCCTTGCCCAAACCAATATTGCTCTAGAGAAACGCAACCAAGAACTCGATCAGTTTGCCTATATTGTCTCCCACGACCTCAAAGCACCGCTCAGAGCGATCGCTAATCTCTCCACTTGGATTGAAGAAGACATCTCCGACCACCTGACTGAAGAAACTAGGCACAATTTAGACTTAATGCGATCGCGCGTCCATCGTATGGAAGCGCTAATCAATGGTGTCCTTCAATATTCCCGCGTAGGACGAATCAAGGCGTCTGTGGAATGGGTGGATGTGGAAAAACTTCTCGCAGAGGTCATTGACACCCTCGCACCGCCACCGGCTTTTACCATTGTCGTAAGCCCTGGAATGCCTACCCTACGCACCGAACGCTTGCCCCTACAACAGGTGTTTGCCAATCTGATTAGCAACGCGATTAAACACAACTCCCAAGCAGAGGGACAAGTGACAATATCGGTTCAAGACCAAAGCAACTTTTATGAGTTTGCCGTGGCAGATAACGGGCCAGGAATTGCCTCCGAATATCACGAGAAAGTTTTTGCCATCTTTGAGACTTTACAAGCTCGCGATATCGTCGAAAACACGGGCATCGGTCTAACCCTGGTCAAAAAAATTGTTGAAACCCAAGGAGGAACCATCTGGGTAGAATCTCAAGCAGGCAAAGGAGCAACCTTTCGCTTTACCTGGTCGAAATCGGTTCTGAGTACCTAA
- a CDS encoding response regulator transcription factor, with product MSQIRVALIEDHDLTRVGIRTALQQRGEIEFVGEAANATEGLKLLETTKPDVAIVDIGLPDMDGIELTRTFREWQAASEDGGHTKILVLTLQDDEEAVLAAFAAGADSYCMKNISFDKLLEALQVTHEGNGWIDPAIARIVLQQTRSSQTGLDQAAISKTVIINATEPEYSQLIEAYPLTERELEVLQLIVEGCSNAAIAEKLYITVGTVKTHVRNILNKLCADDRTQAAVRALRSGLVG from the coding sequence ATGAGTCAAATTCGCGTCGCTTTAATTGAAGACCACGACCTGACTAGGGTCGGCATCCGGACAGCGCTGCAACAGCGCGGGGAAATTGAATTTGTGGGTGAAGCCGCTAATGCCACTGAAGGTCTGAAATTACTGGAAACGACCAAGCCAGATGTGGCGATTGTCGATATTGGCCTGCCCGATATGGACGGAATTGAATTGACGAGGACGTTTAGGGAATGGCAGGCGGCTTCGGAAGATGGGGGTCATACCAAGATACTGGTGTTGACTTTACAGGATGACGAAGAAGCGGTATTGGCGGCATTTGCAGCCGGTGCAGATTCCTACTGCATGAAAAATATTAGTTTTGATAAGTTGCTCGAAGCGTTGCAAGTGACGCACGAAGGCAACGGCTGGATTGACCCAGCAATCGCCCGGATTGTCTTGCAGCAGACTCGATCGAGTCAGACAGGACTGGATCAAGCTGCTATATCCAAAACGGTGATTATCAATGCCACTGAACCGGAATACAGCCAGCTAATTGAAGCTTATCCGCTGACGGAACGGGAATTAGAAGTTTTGCAACTGATTGTTGAAGGATGCAGCAATGCAGCGATCGCGGAAAAGCTCTACATCACTGTCGGAACTGTCAAAACCCACGTCCGGAATATTTTGAACAAGCTGTGTGCCGATGACCGCACCCAAGCGGCGGTGCGTGCTCTACGCTCTGGCTTAGTCGGATAA
- a CDS encoding SpoIIE family protein phosphatase, whose product MSQAEGSKLKLMVVDDEHDNLDLLYRTFRRDFRVFKADSAFSAIQVLDTEGEMAVIISDQRMPQMNGTEFLSKTVERFPDTIRILLTGYTDVEDLVDAINSGQVFKYITKPWNPENLKAVVQQAAETYRVLKQRTNELRRALRREELLNAVTTAIRESLDYQSMLQTVANTIGQAFEASYCVLRPVESDRLTSEIFFYPTPNEPSEDTETPVPERDSDSLLQAALESRKIQLAQGDQEGRRSTQLGVPLIFQQQVLAVLCLYQENSDRLWAPDEVQLIEGVAEQAALALSQAKLYQRTQQQAQQMRAELEVARQIQNNLLRQSWPEVEGMQVQACCVAAREVGGDFFEVYVHPQGDVWLAVGDVSGKGVPAALFMASAISILRRELAQEISPEPDVVMRNLNSIMSNDLVSTNCFITMVLARYTPATQELVYANAGHIYPLVWSNREVVQQRAAPTSDSALEPNFLKTRGIPLGILPIWKAKQGQLTLNSGEILLLTSDGITEATVTQESSLRHTASEIAPTAEVTTGSFEGTSSMLTQDGLWKLVCLEPVPFDLNNLLARIREHTNNVQEDDQTILSLEVL is encoded by the coding sequence ATGAGTCAGGCAGAAGGGAGCAAACTCAAACTGATGGTGGTTGATGATGAGCATGACAACCTAGATTTACTTTATCGGACATTTCGGCGAGATTTTCGCGTCTTCAAAGCCGACAGTGCCTTCAGCGCCATTCAAGTTTTGGACACGGAAGGGGAAATGGCTGTGATTATTTCTGACCAGCGCATGCCCCAAATGAATGGAACCGAATTTTTAAGTAAAACAGTTGAGCGCTTTCCCGATACCATTCGGATTCTCCTAACCGGCTACACGGATGTCGAAGATTTAGTCGATGCGATTAACTCCGGTCAGGTGTTCAAGTACATCACCAAACCCTGGAACCCGGAGAACCTAAAAGCAGTAGTTCAACAAGCCGCGGAAACTTACCGCGTGCTGAAGCAAAGGACGAACGAACTACGCCGCGCCTTGCGCCGAGAAGAACTCTTGAATGCGGTGACAACGGCAATTCGGGAGTCGCTAGATTACCAGAGTATGCTGCAAACCGTTGCCAATACCATTGGGCAAGCTTTTGAGGCGAGTTATTGCGTTCTGCGACCCGTAGAGAGCGATCGCTTGACCAGCGAAATTTTTTTCTATCCAACTCCAAATGAGCCGAGCGAGGATACAGAAACCCCAGTACCGGAACGCGACTCAGACTCCTTACTACAAGCAGCCCTGGAAAGTCGCAAGATCCAACTTGCCCAAGGCGATCAAGAGGGAAGGCGTTCCACTCAGTTAGGAGTGCCGCTGATCTTCCAGCAGCAGGTGTTAGCGGTTCTCTGCCTCTATCAAGAAAATAGCGATCGCCTCTGGGCACCCGACGAAGTTCAGCTGATAGAAGGCGTCGCCGAACAAGCCGCTTTGGCGCTTTCTCAGGCGAAACTCTACCAGCGCACGCAGCAGCAGGCTCAGCAAATGCGTGCCGAACTAGAAGTCGCTCGTCAAATTCAAAATAACCTCCTCCGCCAAAGTTGGCCTGAAGTAGAAGGGATGCAGGTGCAAGCCTGCTGCGTCGCCGCTAGAGAAGTCGGGGGTGATTTTTTTGAAGTGTACGTCCATCCCCAAGGGGATGTTTGGCTGGCAGTGGGAGATGTCTCTGGGAAAGGCGTCCCAGCCGCTCTATTTATGGCAAGTGCAATTTCTATTCTGCGTCGGGAACTCGCTCAGGAAATTTCTCCGGAGCCAGATGTCGTCATGCGGAATCTTAACAGCATTATGTCCAACGATCTCGTCAGCACCAACTGCTTTATCACGATGGTGCTGGCTCGTTATACCCCAGCCACTCAAGAGCTGGTATATGCCAACGCCGGTCACATCTATCCCTTAGTCTGGTCTAATCGGGAAGTCGTGCAACAAAGAGCGGCACCTACTTCAGACTCGGCACTGGAACCAAATTTTCTCAAGACTCGCGGTATCCCTTTGGGAATTTTACCCATCTGGAAAGCCAAGCAGGGACAACTGACGTTAAATTCAGGTGAAATTCTGCTACTGACGAGTGACGGGATTACCGAGGCGACTGTCACCCAAGAAAGTAGCCTTCGACATACTGCTTCGGAGATCGCGCCGACGGCAGAAGTTACCACTGGCAGCTTTGAAGGTACGAGTAGTATGCTGACACAAGATGGGCTTTGGAAACTTGTATGCCTTGAGCCAGTACCTTTCGATTTGAATAACTTACTCGCGCGGATTCGAGAACACACCAATAACGTTCAGGAAGACGACCAAACTATACTCTCTCTGGAGGTTCTTTAA